In the genome of Monodelphis domestica isolate mMonDom1 chromosome 2, mMonDom1.pri, whole genome shotgun sequence, one region contains:
- the GPR88 gene encoding probable G-protein coupled receptor 88, with translation MTNSSSTSTTTSSAEGSLLLLCEEEGSWAGRRIPVSLLYSGLAIGGTLANGMVIYLVSSFRKLQTTSNAFIVNGCAADLSVCALWMPQEAVLGLLPNASPEPPGGWDGAGGSYRLLRGGLLGLGLTVSLLSHCLVALNRYLLITRAPVTYQVLYQRRHTAGMLALSWALALGLVLLLPPWAAPPGRVPPEVHYPALLAALALLVQTALLLHCYLGIVRRVRVSVKRVSVLNFHLLHQLPGCAAAAAAFPSAPGPPHPHPVPQAAAAAAQPLPPTLHPRRAQRRLNGLSVLLLCCVFLLATQPLVWVSLASGFSLPVPWGLQAASWLLCCSLSALNPLLYTWKNEEFRRSVRSVLPGIGDAAAAAAAATAVPAVSQAQLGTRAAGQHW, from the coding sequence ATGACCAACAGCTCCTCCACATCCACCACCACTTCCAGTGCTGAGGGGTCGCTGCTACTGCTGTGCGAAGAGGAGGGCTCGTGGGCAGGCCGCCGGATCCCCGTGTCCCTCCTCTACTCGGGCCTGGCCATCGGGGGGACGCTGGCCAACGGCATGGTCATCTACCTGGTGTCGTCCTTCCGAAAGCTCCAGACCACCAGCAATGCTTTCATAGTGAACGGCTGTGCCGCTGACCTGAGCGTGTGCGCCCTTTGGATGCCGCAAGAGGCAGTTCTGGGGTTACTCCCGAATGCCTCACCCGAACCTCCAGGGGGGTGGGACGGCGCTGGGGGTAGCTACCGCCTGCTGCGGGGAGGGCTGCTGGGTCTTGGCCTCACCGTGTCTCTTTTGTCCCACTGCTTGGTAGCCCTGAACCGCTACCTGCTCATCACGAGGGCACCAGTCACCTACCAGGTGCTGTACCAGCGGCGCCACACAGCAGGAATGCTGGCACTGTCCTGGGCACTGGCTCTGGGGCTTGTGCTGCTGCTGCCACCCTGGGCAGCACCGCCCGGCAGGGTGCCCCCGGAGGTGCACTATCCGGCGCTTCTGGCCGCCCTGGCATTGCTGGTACAAACAGCGCTGCTGCTGCACTGCTACCTGGGCATCGTGCGCCGGGTGCGGGTCAGCGTCAAGCGGGTCAGCGTGCTCAACTTCCACCTGCTGCACCAGTTGCCCGGCtgtgccgctgccgccgccgctttCCCAAGCGCTCCCGGCCCCCCGCACCCGCACCCTGTGCCCCAAGCGGCCGCTGCAGCGGCTCAGCCTCTGCCGCCTACTCTGCATCCTCGCCGGGCTCAGAGGCGCCTCAACGGGCTGTCAGTGCTCCTTCTCTGCTGCGTCTTCCTGCTGGCCACACAGCCCCTCGTCTGGGTGAGCCTAGCCAGCGGCTTCTCGCTGCCAGTCCCTTGGGGGCTGCAGGCGGCCAGTTGGCTCTTGTGCTGCTCTCTGTCCGCCCTCAACCCCCTGCTCTATACCTGGAAGAACGAGGAGTTCCGCCGCTCGGTGCGCTCTGTACTCCCCGGCATTGGGGACGCGGCGGCCGCTGCCGCCGCAGCCACTGCTGTACCAGCCGTGTCCCAAGCACAGCTGGGCACCCGGGCTGCTGGCCAGCACTGGTGA